The Megalops cyprinoides isolate fMegCyp1 chromosome 9, fMegCyp1.pri, whole genome shotgun sequence genome has a window encoding:
- the LOC118783167 gene encoding serine/threonine-protein phosphatase 5-like, whose amino-acid sequence MANATNSGSEKMAEEERSAEELKEKANKYFKEKDYENAIKYYTEALELNPDNAIYYSNRSLAYLRTECYGYALADATRAVEIDKNYVKGYYRRATSNMALGKFKAALKDYETVVRVRPNDKDAKMKYQECNKIVKQKAFERAIASDDLKRSVVDSLDIENMMIEDDYTGPILEEGKVTVKFMKEMMAWFKEQKKLHRKCAYQMLVQVKEVLAKLPSLIEITLKETEKITICGDTHGQYYDLLNIFELNGLPSETNPYLFNGDFVDRGSFSVEVILTLFGFKLLYPDCFHLLRGNHETDNMNQMYGFEGEVKAKYTAQMFQLFSEVFQWLPLAQCINNKVLVMHGGLFSEDGVTLDDIRKIDRNRQPPDSGPMCDLLWSDPQPQNGRSVSKRGVSCQFGPDVTDRFLEQNKLKYIVRSHEVKSEGYEVTHSGKCITVFSAPNYCDQMGNKGAYIHLRGSDLKPEFHQFTAVPHPNVKPMAFANSLMQLGMM is encoded by the exons ATGGCGAATGCAACAAATAGCGGCAGTGAGAAGATGGCGGAGGAGGAGCGGAGTGCAGAAGAACTGAAGGAGAAGGCGAATAAATACtttaaag AGAAGGACTATGAGAATGCTATCAAGTATTACACAGAGGCCCTGGAGCTGAACCCAGACAATGCCATCTACTACAGCAACCGCAGCCTGGCGTACCTACGCACTGAGTGCTACGGGTATGCCCTGGCTGACGCCACCCGTGCCGTGGAGATTGACAAGAACTATGTCAAAGGCTACTACCGGCGGGCCACCTCCAACATGGCCCTGGGCAAGTTCAAGGCAGCACTGAAGGACTATGAGACG GTAGTGAGAGTGCGGCCAAATGACAAGGACGCCAAGATGAAGTATCAGGAATGTAACAAGATAGTGAAGCAGAAGGCCTTCGAGAGAGCCATCGCCAGCGATGACCTCAAGAGATCAGTAGTGGACTCCCTGGACATCGAAAACATGA TGATTGAGGATGACTACACAGGACCCATACTTGAAGAAGGGAAGGTAACAGTGAAGTTCATGAAGGAAATGATGGCATGGTTCAAGGAACAGAAGAAACTGCACAGAAAGTGTGCTTACCAG atgtTGGTCCAAGTCAAAGAGGTTTTAGCGAAGCTTCCTAGTCTCATAGAAATAACACTAAAGGAG ACAGAGAAGATAACTATATGTGGTGACACACATGGCCAGTACTATGACCTCCTCAACATATTTGAGTTGAATGGCTTACCCTCCGAGACAAATCCCTAT CTCTTCAATGGTGACTTTGTAGACCGAGGCTCCTTCTCTGTGGAAGTCATTCTCACGCTCTTTGGCTTCAAGCTACTTTACCCAGACTGCTTCCACCTGCTGAGGG GGAACCATGAGACGGACAATATGAACCAAATGTACGGCTTTGAGGGTGAGGTGAAGGCCAAGTACACAGCCCAGATGTTCCAGCTGTTTAGCGAGGTCTTCCAGTGGCTGCCTCTTGCACAGTGTATCAACAACAAAGTGCTG GTGATGCACGGTGGTTTATTCAGTGAGGATGGAGTGACGCTCGATGACATCCGAAAAATCGACAGAAACAGACAGCCTCCAGACTCAG GTCCCATGTGTGACCTCCTATGGTCAGACCCTCAGCCCCAG AATGGGCGTTCGGTCAGCAAACGGGGGGTGAGCTGTCAGTTCGGGCCAGATGTGACAGATCGCTTCCTGGAACAGAACAAGCTGAAGTACATTGTGCGCAGTCACGAGGTGAAGAGCGAGGGGTACGAGGTCACTCACTCAGGGAAGTGCATCACAGTGTTTTCTGCACCCAACTACTG TGACCAGATGGGCAACAAAGGAGCGTATATCCACCTTAGGGGCTCTGACCTCAAGCCAGAGTTTCACCAGTTCACTGCTGTG CCTCATCCGAATGTCAAGCCCATGGCGTTTGCCAATTCTCTGATGCAACTGGGTATGATGTAG
- the LOC118783147 gene encoding THAP domain-containing protein 5-like isoform X1, producing MPKYCTAPNCKNDAKNSDRKSFYKFPLHDPARLKQWLKNMGREDWTPSRHQHLCHEHFTPACFTLRWGIRYLANDAIPTIFQLSENTEKRKGADRPERNPKRQRNCNRKPVVTVPAAETPISDTMSQDRDASTLQLYAITVDPSQPGQSVLLDTSNIGHTVGSVHTAVPLPVVDGHGGPIDEVPVTLFQTVDDLCEAGEEEHAEVVVVSESPTVDKEEEVEGLISTILTERQDVVINDGLCQAVPAPSSLTVENVALEMVEHSAAQDERGVQIIAYFETIPNVLPTASNAQPSLPPDTVLSSALSSKPIVSTLPIVSKHLPPSPGSLVLTLERLESVEREGEREAQEEDSTELQEKQLEEHRYHKNSLSKEQLEAIVIELQKKVKVLQQRHRRHLDKLLGLESTVSQLRHSNLINEERLRLLERAYIQTSAAVSDAGETVAIICEEENTTYLYALPKSEVEVELNQE from the exons aTGCCCAAGTACTGCACAGCTCCCAATTGCAAGAATGACGCTAAAAATTCCGACAGGAAGAGCTTTTACAA ATTTCCACTGCATGACCCAGCCAGACTGAAGCAGTGGCTAAAGAATATGGGCCGTGAGGATTGGACCCCCTCACGGCACCAGCACCTCTGTCATGAACACTTTACACCAGCTTGCTTTACCCTGCGTTGGGGAATCCGTTACCTTGCCAATGATGCTATCCCTACTATCTTCCAGCTCTCTGAAAATACAGAG aaaaggaaaggagcTGATAGACCTGAGAGAAATCCAAAGCGACAGCGGAACTGCAACAGAAAGCCTGTTGTAACTGTGCCAGCAGCGGAGACGCCAATCAGTGATACTATGAGCCAGGACAGGGATGCCAGCACATTGCAACTGTACGCCATCACTGTTGACCCATCCCAGCCTGGGCAATCTGTTCTGCTAGACACAAGCAACATTGGGCACACTGTAGGCTCTGTACACACTGCCGTGCCCCTGCCAGTGGTGGATGGCCATGGTGGGCCCATCGATGAGGTCCCAGTAACACTATTCCAGACAGTGGATGATCTCTGTGAGGCTGGCGAGGAAGAGCATGCGGAGGTTGTGGTGGTGTCAGAGAGTCCAACTGTagacaaggaggaggaggtggaagggCTCATAAGCACTATCCTGACAGAGCGGCAGGATGTAGTCATAAATGATGGTCTTTGCCAGGCAGTTCCAGCACCTTCCTCTTTGACTGTTGAAAACGTGGCACTGGAAATGGTCGAGCACTCTGCTGCTCAAGATGAGCGAGGTGTCCAGATCATTGCCTATTTCGAGACCATACCCAATGTTCTGCCCACGGCCTCCAATGCCCAGCCTAGCCTCCCGCCAGACACGGTGCTGTCATCCGCTCTCAGCTCTAAGCCCATTGTTTCTACACTTCCTATTGTGTCTAAACaccttcccccttcccctggCTCACTGGTCCTCACTCTTGAAAGACTAGAAAGTgttgagagggagggggagagggaggcacagGAAGAGGACAGCACAGAACTGCAAGAAAAACAGCTGGAAGAGCACCG CTACCACAAGAACAGCCTGAGCAAAGAGCAGCTAGAAGCCATCGTGAttgagctgcagaaaaaggtTAAGGTGCTGCAGCAGAGGCATCGCCGGCACCTAGATAAACTGCTTGGTCTGGAAAGTACGGTCAGCCAGCTGAGGCACAGCAACTTGATCAATGAGGAGAGGCTTCGTCTGCTGGAAAGG GCGTATATACAGACCAGTGCTGCTGTGTCAGATGCAGGGGAGACTGTGGCCATCATCTGCGAGGAGGAGAACACAACCTACCTCTACGCTCTTCCAAAGAGTGAGGTGGAGGTGGAACTGAATCAGGAATGA
- the LOC118783147 gene encoding THAP domain-containing protein 5-like isoform X2: MGREDWTPSRHQHLCHEHFTPACFTLRWGIRYLANDAIPTIFQLSENTEKRKGADRPERNPKRQRNCNRKPVVTVPAAETPISDTMSQDRDASTLQLYAITVDPSQPGQSVLLDTSNIGHTVGSVHTAVPLPVVDGHGGPIDEVPVTLFQTVDDLCEAGEEEHAEVVVVSESPTVDKEEEVEGLISTILTERQDVVINDGLCQAVPAPSSLTVENVALEMVEHSAAQDERGVQIIAYFETIPNVLPTASNAQPSLPPDTVLSSALSSKPIVSTLPIVSKHLPPSPGSLVLTLERLESVEREGEREAQEEDSTELQEKQLEEHRYHKNSLSKEQLEAIVIELQKKVKVLQQRHRRHLDKLLGLESTVSQLRHSNLINEERLRLLERAYIQTSAAVSDAGETVAIICEEENTTYLYALPKSEVEVELNQE; encoded by the exons ATGGGCCGTGAGGATTGGACCCCCTCACGGCACCAGCACCTCTGTCATGAACACTTTACACCAGCTTGCTTTACCCTGCGTTGGGGAATCCGTTACCTTGCCAATGATGCTATCCCTACTATCTTCCAGCTCTCTGAAAATACAGAG aaaaggaaaggagcTGATAGACCTGAGAGAAATCCAAAGCGACAGCGGAACTGCAACAGAAAGCCTGTTGTAACTGTGCCAGCAGCGGAGACGCCAATCAGTGATACTATGAGCCAGGACAGGGATGCCAGCACATTGCAACTGTACGCCATCACTGTTGACCCATCCCAGCCTGGGCAATCTGTTCTGCTAGACACAAGCAACATTGGGCACACTGTAGGCTCTGTACACACTGCCGTGCCCCTGCCAGTGGTGGATGGCCATGGTGGGCCCATCGATGAGGTCCCAGTAACACTATTCCAGACAGTGGATGATCTCTGTGAGGCTGGCGAGGAAGAGCATGCGGAGGTTGTGGTGGTGTCAGAGAGTCCAACTGTagacaaggaggaggaggtggaagggCTCATAAGCACTATCCTGACAGAGCGGCAGGATGTAGTCATAAATGATGGTCTTTGCCAGGCAGTTCCAGCACCTTCCTCTTTGACTGTTGAAAACGTGGCACTGGAAATGGTCGAGCACTCTGCTGCTCAAGATGAGCGAGGTGTCCAGATCATTGCCTATTTCGAGACCATACCCAATGTTCTGCCCACGGCCTCCAATGCCCAGCCTAGCCTCCCGCCAGACACGGTGCTGTCATCCGCTCTCAGCTCTAAGCCCATTGTTTCTACACTTCCTATTGTGTCTAAACaccttcccccttcccctggCTCACTGGTCCTCACTCTTGAAAGACTAGAAAGTgttgagagggagggggagagggaggcacagGAAGAGGACAGCACAGAACTGCAAGAAAAACAGCTGGAAGAGCACCG CTACCACAAGAACAGCCTGAGCAAAGAGCAGCTAGAAGCCATCGTGAttgagctgcagaaaaaggtTAAGGTGCTGCAGCAGAGGCATCGCCGGCACCTAGATAAACTGCTTGGTCTGGAAAGTACGGTCAGCCAGCTGAGGCACAGCAACTTGATCAATGAGGAGAGGCTTCGTCTGCTGGAAAGG GCGTATATACAGACCAGTGCTGCTGTGTCAGATGCAGGGGAGACTGTGGCCATCATCTGCGAGGAGGAGAACACAACCTACCTCTACGCTCTTCCAAAGAGTGAGGTGGAGGTGGAACTGAATCAGGAATGA
- the wdr62 gene encoding WD repeat-containing protein 62 produces MAEGPFYGGLNNVTNFANPRIKKSVTANIPSAMNLRKKVRLSQPRRNIHNRVVLEKVLGITTSSSSGLACDPNTGLVAYPAGCVVVILHPKKNKQSHILNTSRKTFTALAFSQDGKYLVTGESGHMPCVRVWDVAERTQVAEVQCHKYGVACVAFSTNSSYIVSVGYQHDMTVSVWEWRKGTVIASNKVSSRVLSVSFSEDNSYFVTAGNRHIKFWYLDASKERRVNSTVPLIGRSGLLGEQRNSMFCDLACGLGNMAGNTYCITSSGLLCQFNSRRLLEAWVDLKTSSARCLTVSKDYVFCGCAAGTVRVFSPQNLHYITTLHRPHCLGVDITQGIQPGHLFSTMPEAEYPDTVALTYDPVARCLTCVYNDHSVYVWDIRDIRNVGKVYSALYHGGCVWSVETYPDVEELSRHCLPPGSFLTCSSDNTIRLWHTDPQQTQSPRTMYHRNLYSHDLMKIVYVGKDTQHLQCEGELGEGSSSDAKSGIRVLGISPDGQHLAAGDRNGNLRIFSLQFLDEILKIEAHDSEVLCLEFSPTETGLHLLASASRDRLIHIFNIEKEYELVQTVYDHSASITAIKFTGVGPDVRMVSCGADKSIYFRTAEKSSEGLTFSRSHHVVEKATLYDMDLDAARNHAAIACQDRNIRVYNVKSGKMKKCFKGSVSDDGTLLKVQMDPSGMFLATSCSDKNICIFDYESGECVATLFGHSEIVTGMRFSQDCRHLITVSGDSCVIVWRLDSQMTNSMRKRLAEIRQRAGLQGFPRTTARNLPIRRQTYISVPRPMLAQTGGVQEEEEEDAVMSGEEQEEHPKTPARDDSAQETLDPMFLQTNGKLPMWARRLGAAGSSANPMEQKEVGPYQPRGRWAEQSDPEAIRSVLETRSLQLPLSPSPKRNEEGEDEEGEEEEDESCFHPQSLDSLLAEDEEDEEEEDEEKMGLRGAFVPGFPRPGFLPLPDGEEPFPAGLSSPETSDYVLYPTNSTTLSTGAEGDFDVKELCEASAVPQREGWVEEELSPDSACCMGSTESQASNQDQPQEDTDSLSQVSSTGSTGLEEEEEEPETLLRQHFDTLADCLASTEKFDTDLQDLQPPTESIFLNPRLSISTRFLSRFQGRIASKLGVGLGLRPVASLPASISEEAISRVPSLAKTEAPPSGPHPVVQPSASLPLRVSEDPSSRALSLAKTEVSSKPSDGSATQEGGKYSEVTDKAQSSLSSSQSGGLMSSQRCSTPSAQKPPLPGTDKDSAPPQPHARPPRQSYMCATASSRAKMSRSSSVGENLNVSQADEQSGKPVSLRASSTQDLHVDHEHKENLPPPANPTPIAFANTATSSSAFQAPVSQTPPPTPPPGNHRARAALHLDLPGPDRAKVASPSPLAHKSRRRTVGVFQPSAVVTPTEMRSLGKETRSYISTIEESIAPRDPVRTKSLALSSASITQQSETAASSQSPTVVQEESGIQEPLSSVEQESLPSGCLSPLPGGAAPEQPLVECSASLHADAVNVPVNLQACKQVVNELQHSMKRAVSLYSKLSSMKDNPEQQLQMRSILTDAFSAVQSELDSVCPQSSRPPGKTSCPSAEESPGRQLKDERTVALLEKYSEMLLRIAEKKLDCS; encoded by the exons ATGGCGGAAGGACCGTTTTATGGAGGTTTAAATAACGTTACCAACTTTGCCAACCCAAGAATTAAAAAATCTGTCACTGCCAATATCCCCTCAGCGATGAATTTGCGGAAAAAAGTTCGACTAAGTCAGCCGAGGCGGAATATCCACAATCGG GTGGTTCTGGAGAAAGTTCTAGGCATCACTACCTCCAGCAGCAGTGGCTTGGCCTGTGACCCCAACACTGGATTGGTGGCCTATCCAGCTGG GTGTGTTGTGGTTATCCTGCACCCGAAGAAGAACAAACAGAGCCACATACTCAACACCTCCAG AAAAACTTTCACTGCCTTGGCATTCTCACAGGATGGAAAATACTTGGTCACTGGTGAG AGTGGTCACATgccctgtgtgcgtgtgtgggatGTGGCTGAAAGGACGCAGGTGGCTGAAGTTCAGTGCCACAAATATGGGGTGGCCTGTGTAGCCTTCTCCACCAACAGCAGCTATATTGTGTCAGTGGGCTACCAGCATGACATGACGGTCAGCGTCTGGGAGTGGAGG AAAGGGACTGTTATTGCCTCCAATAAAGTGTCCAGTagagtgctgtctgtgtccttcTCGGAGGACAACAGCTACTTTGTCACAGCGGGGAATAGACACATCAAGTTCTGGTACCTGGATGCGTCAAAGGAGCGACGG GTGAACAGCACGGTGCCTCTGATTGGCCGTTCAGGGTTGCTGGGTGAACAGAGAAACAGCATGTTTTGTGATTTAGCATGTGGTTTGGGCAACATGGCGGGCAACACTTACTGTATCACCAGCTCTGGACTCCTTTGTCAGTTCAACAGCAGGAGATTGCTGGAGGCCTGGGTCGACCTCAAG ACTTCATCTGCTCGGTGTTTGACTGTGAGCAAGGACTATGTTTTCTGCGGCTGCGCGGCTGGCACCGTCAGGGTTTTCAGTCCTCAGAACCTTCATTACATCACCACACTGCACCGCCCGCACTGTCTGGGGGTGGACATCACACAGGGCATCCAGCCAGG ACACCTGTTTTCCACAATGCCAGAGGCAGAGTATCCAGACACAGTTGCCCTGACTTATGACCCTGTGGCAAGATGTCTGACCTGCGTGTACAATGATcatagtgtgtatgtgtgggacaTCCGTGACATCAGGAATGTGGGGAAGGTCTACTCTGCCCTTTACCATGGTGGCTGTGTCTGGAGTGTGGAG ACTTACCCAGATGTGGAGGAGCTGTCTAGGCATTGTCTTCCCCCTGGGTCCTTCCTCACTTGTTCCTCTGATAACACGATCCGGCTGTGGCACACTGACCCCCAGCAGACCCAAAGCCCCAGAACCATGTACCATCGCAACCTTTATAGCCAT GACCTGATGAAGATTGTCTATGTGGGGAAAGATACACAGCACCTGCAGTGTGAGGGCGAGCTGGGAGAGGGCAGCAGCTCAGATGCAAAGTCTGGGATCAGAGTCCTGGGTATTAGCCCAGACGGTCAGCACCTGGCTGCTGGAGACCGCAACGGCAACCTGCG TATCTTCAGTTTGCAGTTCCTTGATGAGATCTTGAAGATAGAGGCCCATGACTCTGAGGTGCTGTGCCTGGAGTTCTCCCCAACTGAAACAG GGCTGCACCTGCTGGCCTCGGCCAGTCGCGATCGCCTCATTCACATCTTCAACATCGAGAAGGAGTACGAGCTGGTGCAGACCGTGTACGACCACTCCGCCTCCATCACTGCTATCAAGTTCACGG GTGTGGGCCCAGATGTGCGCATGGTTAGCTGTGGTGccgataagagcatctacttcCGCACAGCTGAAAAG TCCTCTGAGGGCCTGACTTTCTCTCGCTCCCATCACGTGGTGGAAAAAGCCACACTTTATGATATGGATCTTGATGCCGCACGCAACCATGCTGCCATCGCCTGCCAGGACAGGAATATCAG GGTGTACAACGTGAAGAGTGGGAAGATGAAGAAGTGCTTTAAGGGGTCTGTGAGTGACGATGGCACGCTGCTGAAG GTGCAGATGGACCCCTCGGGCATGTTCCTGGCCACCAGCTGCTCAGACAAGAACATCTGCATCTTTGACTACGAGTCTGGAGAATGTGTGGCCACCCTGTTTGGGCACTCTG AAATTGTGACTGGAATGAGATTTAGCCAGGATTGCCGGCACCTTATTACCGTGTCTGGAGACAG ctgtgtgattgtgtggaGGCTGGACTCCCAAATGACCAATTCAATGAGAAAGAGGCTGGCTGAAATAAGGCAGAGAGCTGGGCTTCAGGGATTCCCCAGGACCACTGCCAGGAACCTTCCGATCAG GAGGCAGACCTATATCTCTGTGCCCCGCCCCATGCTGGCACAGACAGGAGGggtgcaggaggaagaggaagaggatgcaGTCATGAGTGGAGAAGAGCAGGAAGAGCACCCTAAGACTCCCGCCAGGGATGACTCTGCACAGG AAACGCTTGACCCCATGTTCTTGCAGACCAATGGCAAGCTGCCCATGTGGGCCAGGAGGCTG GGTGCAGCAGGGTCTTCTGCCAACCCCATGGAACAGAAGGAGGTTGGCCCGTACCAGCCCCGTGGCCGCTGGGCAGAGCAGTCAGATCCTGAGGCCATCCGCTCTGTCCTGGAGACCCGAAGCTTGcagctgcccctctcccctAGCCCAAAGAGAAATGAGGAAGGCGAGGatgaggaaggggaggaagaggaggatgagtcTTGCTTCCACCCTCAGAGTCTGGACAGTCTCCTggcagaggatgaggaagatgaggaggaagaagacGAAGAAAAGATG GGGTTGAGGGGTGCTTTTGTGCCCGGTTTTCCGAGACCAGGCTTCCTGCCGCTGCCGGACGGCGAGGAGCCCTTCCCAGCGGGGCTGAGCTCTCCTGAAACGAGTGACTACGTCCTCTACCCCACCAACAGCACCACGCTCTCAACAGGTGCAGAGGG CGATTTTGACGTGAAGGAGCTGTGTGAGGCCAgcgcagtgccccagcgggagGGCTGGGTCGAGGAGGAGCTTAGTCCCGACAGTGCCTGCTGTATGGGCTCCACAGAGAGCCAGGCCTCCAACCAGGACCAGCCCCAGGAAG ACACAGACTCCCTCAGTCAAGTGAGCTCAACGGGCAGCACCGGgttggaagaggaggaggaggaaccgGAGACGCTTCTGCGCCAGCATTTCGACACGCTGGCGGACTGCCTCGCCAGCACCG AGAAGTTTGACACAGACCTGCAGGACCTGCAGCCGCCCACCGAGAGCATCTTCCTCAACCCCCGTCTCAGCATCTCCACCCGCTTCCTGTCGCGCTTCCAGGGCCGCATCGCTTCCAA GCTGGGTGTCGGGCTGGGCCTTCGTCCTGTGGCATCACTTCCCGCCAGTATATCAGAGGAGGCGATTAGCAGAGTGCCTAGCCTCGCTAAGACTGAGGCACCGCCCAGTGGCCCCCATCCAGTGGTGCAACCCTCAGCATCGCTTCCCCTGAGAGTCTCAGAAGATCCAAGCAGTCGGGCACTCAGCCTTGCCAAGACTGAG gTCAGCTCAAAGCCTTCTGATGGTTCTGCCACTCAAGAAGGAGGCAAATACAGTG AAGTCACAGACAAGGCCCAGTCATCACTGTCCAGCTCTCAGAGTGGAGGTCTGATGTCTTCCCAGCGCTGCTCCACTCCCTCCGCCCAAAAACCACCCCTGCCTGGAACTGACAAAGACTCTGCGCCTCCTCAGCCCCACGCCCGCCCTCCTCGACAGAGCTACATGTGTGCCACTGCCAGCTCCCGTGCCAAGATGTCCCGTAGCAGCTCTGTAGGGGAGAACCTGAATGTCTCACAAGCAGACGAGCAGTCCGGCAAGCCCGTCAGCCTGAGGGCTTCCTCCACCCAGGACCTGCATGTAGACCATGAGCACAAAGAGAACCTCCCTCCTCCAGCTAACCCTACCCCCATTGCCTTCGCCAACACAGCCACTTCCTCTTCCGCTTTTCAGGCTCCTGTCAGCCAGactcctcctcccactcctccgCCGGGCAACCACAGGGCCAGAGCGGCCCTCCACCTCGACCTGCCTGGGCCAGATCGCGCCAAGGTGGCTTCTCCATCCCCCTTGGCGCACAAATCACGACGGCGCACAGTGGGCGTATTCCAGCCCTCTGCTGTCGTAACGCCCACAGAGATGAGGTCTTTGGGGAAAGAAACGAGGAGCTACATTAGCACCATTGAAGAAAGCATCGCACCCAGAGACCCAGTGCGTACCAAGAGCCTGGCCTTGTCCAGTGCCTCCATAACCCAGCAGAGTGAGACTGCCGCTAGTAGTCAGTCCCCAACGGTTGTGCAGGAGGAGTCTGGAATCCAGGAGCCCCTCTCTTCAGTGGAGCAGGAGAGCTTGCCCTCTGGGTGTCTGTCCCCTttacctggaggagctgctccAGAACAACCCCTAGTGGAGTGCTCAGCCTCCCTCCATGCAG ATGCTGTGAACGTGCCAGTGAATCTTCAGGCTTGTAAACAGGTTGTAAATGAACTGCAGCACTCAATGAAGAGAGCTGTTAGTTTGTACAGCAAG CTCTCCTCCATGAAAGACAacccagagcagcagctgcagatgAGGTCCATCCTAACAGATGCCTTCTCAGCAGTTCAAAGCGAGTTGGACAGTGTGTGCCCACAGAGCAGTCGCCCCCCTGGGAAGACTTCCTGCCCATCAGCAGAGGAGTCCCCTGGGCGGCAGCTGAAAGATGAGAGGACGGTGGCTCTGCTGGAGAAGTACTCTGAGATGCTGCTGCGCATTGCAGAAAAGAAGCTGGACTGTAGCTGA